A genomic window from Bdellovibrionales bacterium includes:
- a CDS encoding DUF885 domain-containing protein: protein MRFLSIMALAFVLGCSSGQRSQTMVSPEETAKFNQFLDKSFEEFLSYSPQYLSYLGRKKQYDKLNDFTEEFEKKMNELAHAKLNEMKNFDSRTLDDQAKLSYDLYKKELENGIQDFQWKDYQYPVSQMGGIHSDLPVFMMNIHRVDTESDMRAYIARLEEFRRVFREVIEAMKRSEKLGILPPQFVFPYVLDASQKIIKGRPFDKSETDSPLFADVKAKVNKLKIDDAKKTYFVKKAEQVLVNTVKPSYQMLIATLKDQQKRATTDDGAWKFPRGAEFYSTRLKRYTTTDDSDSKIHKMGLENVARIHNEMREVLKVLNFQGTLQDFFKAAREDKKNFYPNTSSGRQAYLKDAKNFYSDVSKKIPEYFRLLPKAKFEIRAVEKFRENSAGVAFYESPSEDGSRPGVYYVNLKNMNNLPKYENEVVLYHEGAPGHHFQIALAQELKSLPQTRRYAHYGAFVEGWGLYTERLAKEMGAYKDPMSEFGRLSLELMRACRLVVDTGIHSKKWTREDAIKYLSENMAGSLDDQKDEIERYIVVPGQATGYMVGMLKIYELRERAKSKLGSRFDIRDFHDTVLGNGAVPLNVLEELVEKYIQTKK from the coding sequence GTGCGTTTTTTGAGCATAATGGCTTTAGCTTTTGTTTTAGGATGTAGCAGTGGACAGCGGTCGCAGACGATGGTGTCTCCCGAGGAAACTGCAAAATTTAATCAGTTTCTTGATAAATCCTTCGAAGAATTTTTAAGTTATTCCCCCCAGTACCTGTCCTATTTGGGACGAAAAAAGCAATACGATAAGCTCAATGATTTTACCGAAGAGTTCGAGAAGAAAATGAACGAGCTCGCGCATGCGAAACTCAATGAGATGAAAAACTTTGATTCTCGAACGTTAGACGATCAGGCCAAGCTCAGTTACGATCTCTATAAAAAAGAACTGGAAAATGGCATTCAAGACTTTCAGTGGAAAGATTACCAGTATCCGGTCTCGCAAATGGGCGGAATCCACTCCGATCTTCCTGTTTTTATGATGAATATCCATCGCGTGGATACGGAGTCCGATATGCGTGCTTACATTGCGCGGCTCGAAGAATTCCGGCGCGTGTTCCGCGAAGTGATTGAGGCCATGAAGCGCTCCGAAAAGCTCGGCATTTTGCCGCCTCAGTTTGTATTTCCTTACGTCCTCGATGCTTCTCAAAAAATCATTAAAGGCCGACCTTTTGATAAGAGTGAGACAGATTCTCCGCTCTTCGCAGATGTGAAAGCCAAAGTGAATAAGCTTAAAATCGACGACGCGAAAAAGACCTACTTTGTAAAAAAAGCCGAGCAAGTTCTAGTGAACACGGTGAAGCCCTCGTACCAAATGTTGATCGCAACTCTTAAAGACCAGCAGAAGCGAGCGACGACGGACGATGGGGCTTGGAAGTTTCCAAGAGGTGCGGAATTCTACAGCACTCGACTCAAACGTTACACCACCACGGATGACTCGGACTCAAAAATTCATAAGATGGGGCTAGAGAACGTAGCTCGTATTCATAACGAGATGAGGGAAGTTTTAAAAGTCCTCAATTTCCAAGGAACACTTCAAGATTTTTTCAAAGCGGCCCGCGAGGATAAAAAGAATTTTTATCCTAATACCAGTTCCGGGCGGCAAGCTTATCTCAAGGACGCTAAAAACTTTTATTCCGATGTGAGCAAGAAGATCCCCGAGTATTTTCGCTTGCTTCCCAAGGCGAAATTCGAAATTCGCGCGGTCGAAAAATTCCGTGAAAACTCTGCGGGGGTGGCCTTTTACGAAAGTCCTTCGGAGGACGGCTCGCGGCCGGGCGTTTATTACGTCAACTTGAAAAATATGAACAATCTTCCCAAGTACGAGAATGAAGTGGTACTGTATCATGAGGGCGCTCCAGGCCATCACTTCCAAATCGCTTTAGCGCAAGAGCTCAAATCTCTTCCGCAGACTCGCCGCTACGCTCATTACGGGGCCTTTGTTGAAGGATGGGGCCTCTACACGGAGAGATTGGCCAAAGAGATGGGCGCTTACAAGGACCCGATGTCGGAGTTCGGTCGTTTGTCCCTGGAGCTCATGCGCGCTTGCCGCTTAGTGGTCGATACAGGAATTCATTCCAAAAAGTGGACACGTGAAGACGCCATCAAATATCTCAGCGAAAATATGGCCGGATCCTTAGATGACCAGAAGGACGAAATTGAACGCTACATCGTCGTGCCAGGGCAAGCGACAGGGTATATGGTGGGAATGTTGAAAATTTATGAGCTTCGAGAAAGAGCTAAGTCCAAGCTGGGCTCTCGTTTTGATATTCGGGATTTTCACGACACAGTTCTTGGCAACGGAGCTGTGCCGCTGAACGTCCTCGAAGAGCTCGTAGAAAAATACATTCAGACAAAAAAATAG
- a CDS encoding DUF4163 domain-containing protein, producing the protein MKHFLSLLCALVVAASASADQFKTVTEEFSQPKSQAEISYPVFFENSVPAFQKINADIVTHLKESSCGPVFEGEEEWREYSYNVTTRVVGLNQKYIGLEMTYDIDCGGAHPNFGFYNRTYNSQTGEVVDMGTEIPLQDFENEDWQAQEQYRKELAAIMYNNLGQLTDKDWEPSCYEGMNKQETIEQIEQFWPYVSGLAKDKKVIIRLSPPHVATPCGFAVRVSYSEVQKYLAPNSILHTWLK; encoded by the coding sequence ATGAAACATTTTTTATCCCTTCTCTGCGCCCTTGTTGTCGCCGCGAGCGCATCGGCCGATCAATTTAAAACGGTCACCGAAGAATTTAGCCAACCCAAATCTCAAGCGGAGATCTCTTACCCCGTGTTTTTTGAAAACTCCGTTCCCGCCTTTCAAAAAATTAATGCAGACATCGTCACTCACCTTAAAGAATCCAGCTGTGGTCCTGTTTTCGAGGGTGAAGAAGAATGGCGCGAATACTCGTACAATGTGACGACTCGCGTGGTGGGTCTTAATCAAAAGTACATCGGTTTAGAAATGACTTACGACATCGACTGCGGCGGAGCTCACCCCAATTTTGGCTTCTACAATCGGACTTATAATTCTCAAACTGGCGAAGTGGTGGATATGGGCACAGAAATTCCGCTTCAAGACTTCGAAAATGAAGACTGGCAAGCTCAAGAGCAGTACCGAAAAGAATTGGCCGCCATCATGTACAACAACTTAGGTCAACTTACAGATAAAGACTGGGAACCTTCTTGCTACGAAGGCATGAACAAACAAGAGACCATCGAACAGATCGAACAATTCTGGCCGTATGTTTCAGGATTGGCCAAAGACAAAAAGGTCATCATCCGGTTGAGCCCACCGCATGTAGCAACGCCTTGCGGATTTGCAGTGCGCGTGTCTTACAGCGAAGTTCAAAAGTATCTCGCACCGAACAGCATTTTACACACTTGGTTGAAGTAG
- a CDS encoding DUF423 domain-containing protein has protein sequence MGRLWIINGCFFCLLTVVLGAFGAHALKEILPADSFKIYEVATQYMMMHGFALIALGLWSHWEKWASCFWCGMCFSLGIILFSGSLYGYIFTQARWMTYATPAGGLLFILGWIYFIISVFKTRNKFI, from the coding sequence ATGGGAAGACTTTGGATCATTAATGGTTGTTTTTTCTGTCTATTGACTGTGGTGTTAGGCGCCTTTGGCGCTCATGCCCTTAAAGAAATCTTGCCTGCGGATTCTTTTAAAATTTACGAAGTGGCCACTCAGTACATGATGATGCACGGATTTGCTTTGATCGCTTTAGGCTTATGGTCTCATTGGGAAAAGTGGGCGTCCTGCTTTTGGTGTGGGATGTGTTTTTCTCTAGGGATCATTCTGTTTTCGGGAAGCCTTTATGGCTACATTTTTACGCAGGCCCGTTGGATGACCTATGCCACACCGGCTGGGGGCTTGCTCTTTATTCTGGGTTGGATTTATTTTATTATTTCGGTGTTTAAAACTAGAAATAAATTTATTTAA
- a CDS encoding NADP-dependent malic enzyme: protein MSFDKEALHYHKRAPAGKVDVRSPKPCATDHELSLAYSPGVAAPCKEIAKDPSKVYDYTAKGNLVAVISNGTAVLGLGNIGPEASKPVMEGKGNLFKLFAGINVFDIELNTSNVEDFIKTVKALEPTFGGINLEDIKAPECFEIETRLKEEMNIPVFHDDQHGTAIISGAALINACMITQRKLEKIKLVINGAGAAAIACGKLFISLGVKPENIMMCDSQGVIYKGRTAGMNSFKQEFAVETKARTLAEALDGSDVFIGLSAAGAVTPDMLMKMAPKPIVFAMANPDPEIDPVTAKKARPDVIMATGRSDYPNQVNNVLGFPSIFRGALDVRATGINEEMKLAAVKALAELAREEVPEKVSLAYGGKHFDFGPEYIIPKPFDPRVLMWVAPAVAKAAMDSGVAQKPIAKMSEYIDQLESLQGTKVGFVRSVINRVKNQSIATKKVPSIIFAEGDSVKVLRAVNQIVEEGFASPILVGNPEKIKRLSSERGLDNIQNVKIIDHLEDEKAETYAKTMFDLRHRRGVMLPEAKHLMRDSNFFAAMAVHLGDADAMITGSDSKYADAVKPILQVIGPGQRKTAAGLNIVLIQDKMLFFADTSVNINPNAQQVANTAIYASQVAEYFGIKPKIAMLSYSNFTSKGDSPAKMAEAAKIVKQYNSNWIVDGEMQADTAVNPRIVSSIFPFCEIKDGANILVFPNLDSGNIAYKLVQQLGGGEVVGPFLMGIKKPAHVVQRTGFVDDLVNSAALAALHSQAYEAGLHSTDLGGHL, encoded by the coding sequence ATGTCATTCGATAAAGAGGCCCTTCACTATCACAAACGCGCCCCCGCCGGTAAAGTCGATGTTCGTTCGCCAAAGCCCTGCGCCACCGACCACGAGTTATCACTGGCCTATTCGCCGGGAGTGGCCGCCCCCTGCAAAGAGATCGCAAAAGACCCATCTAAAGTTTATGATTACACCGCTAAGGGAAATTTAGTCGCCGTGATCAGTAACGGAACGGCCGTTCTTGGACTTGGAAATATTGGCCCCGAGGCTTCAAAGCCAGTGATGGAGGGAAAAGGAAACCTTTTTAAACTCTTCGCCGGGATCAACGTCTTTGATATCGAACTTAATACCTCGAATGTCGAAGATTTCATTAAAACAGTGAAAGCCTTGGAGCCGACATTTGGCGGGATTAATCTCGAAGATATTAAAGCCCCCGAATGTTTCGAAATCGAAACTCGACTTAAAGAGGAAATGAACATCCCAGTGTTTCATGATGATCAGCACGGAACCGCCATCATTTCTGGAGCGGCGCTCATCAATGCCTGCATGATCACTCAGCGTAAATTGGAAAAGATCAAGTTAGTGATCAATGGAGCCGGTGCGGCCGCCATCGCCTGCGGAAAACTTTTTATCAGTCTTGGTGTTAAACCTGAAAACATTATGATGTGCGACTCCCAAGGGGTGATCTACAAAGGTCGAACCGCGGGAATGAATAGCTTTAAGCAGGAGTTCGCGGTCGAGACCAAGGCACGAACATTGGCGGAGGCCCTTGATGGCTCCGATGTCTTCATCGGCTTGAGCGCCGCCGGCGCCGTGACTCCCGATATGTTAATGAAGATGGCTCCCAAGCCCATCGTTTTTGCAATGGCCAACCCTGATCCTGAAATCGATCCCGTGACGGCGAAAAAAGCTCGCCCCGACGTTATTATGGCCACGGGTCGGAGTGATTATCCCAACCAAGTGAACAACGTCCTGGGCTTCCCGTCGATTTTCCGCGGAGCCCTTGATGTTCGCGCCACAGGAATTAACGAAGAAATGAAACTGGCCGCCGTGAAAGCTCTCGCAGAGCTTGCGCGCGAAGAAGTCCCAGAAAAAGTATCGTTGGCCTACGGGGGTAAACATTTCGATTTTGGTCCTGAATATATTATTCCAAAACCCTTTGATCCGCGTGTGTTGATGTGGGTGGCTCCCGCCGTCGCCAAAGCGGCAATGGATTCCGGTGTTGCTCAGAAACCCATCGCGAAGATGTCCGAGTACATCGATCAGCTAGAATCTCTCCAAGGGACTAAAGTGGGCTTCGTCCGAAGCGTGATTAATCGAGTGAAGAATCAAAGCATCGCTACGAAGAAAGTCCCGAGCATTATTTTTGCGGAAGGCGATAGCGTTAAGGTTCTTCGTGCAGTCAACCAGATCGTCGAAGAGGGCTTTGCTTCCCCCATCCTCGTAGGTAACCCCGAAAAAATTAAACGCCTCAGCAGCGAAAGAGGATTAGATAATATTCAGAACGTAAAAATCATCGATCATTTAGAAGATGAAAAAGCAGAGACTTACGCCAAAACCATGTTTGATCTCCGTCACCGCCGCGGGGTTATGCTCCCCGAAGCGAAGCACTTGATGCGCGATTCAAACTTTTTTGCGGCAATGGCGGTCCACCTCGGCGATGCCGACGCGATGATCACCGGCTCGGATTCGAAGTACGCCGACGCCGTTAAACCGATTCTTCAAGTGATTGGTCCAGGACAAAGAAAAACCGCGGCAGGCCTCAATATTGTCTTAATCCAAGACAAAATGCTCTTTTTTGCCGATACCTCGGTCAATATCAATCCCAACGCCCAACAAGTCGCCAACACGGCCATTTACGCCTCTCAGGTGGCTGAATATTTCGGCATCAAACCTAAGATTGCCATGCTCAGTTACTCGAATTTCACCTCTAAGGGCGACTCCCCGGCCAAGATGGCCGAAGCGGCTAAAATCGTTAAGCAATACAATTCCAATTGGATTGTCGACGGCGAAATGCAGGCGGATACGGCGGTGAACCCCCGAATCGTGAGCTCAATTTTCCCCTTTTGCGAAATCAAAGATGGTGCTAACATATTAGTATTCCCGAATTTGGACTCGGGAAATATCGCATACAAGTTGGTACAACAACTTGGCGGAGGTGAAGTGGTCGGACCCTTTTTAATGGGTATTAAAAAACCAGCGCACGTTGTGCAAAGAACCGGTTTTGTCGACGACCTTGTGAATTCCGCAGCTCTTGCTGCTCTTCACAGCCAAGCCTATGAGGCGGGCCTCCACTCCACGGACCTTGGAGGCCATTTATAA
- the hflX gene encoding GTPase HflX — protein MNQDLRHRALVVGVGLKTEDVKEVKESLIELEDLALSCGYHVVGSVTQSLEKFNPATLLGKGKVQEIAEMAKDCGAHVVIIDHQVSGVQARNLEQEWKLKVLDRNQIILDIFAARAKTYEGKLQVELARLLDLMPRMVDAWMGSLSRQGGGSTVSRGAGEKAIELDRRIIRKQIVQIKKKLESVSMQREQRRHARKRNQVPTFALIGYTNSGKSCLLNKLTKSTVLSQDKLFATLDPTTRKVFLDDHKAALMTDTVGFIRKLPHHLIEAFKATLEESADADILIHVIDLSNPQSEKQIAVVNELVDQFNWHHKPIIHAYNKMDIAPFQKKFQAKGDNRVFISAQSGDGLDQLKTIMKRAIEQLAVRIDLFLPTHERGRVFELSHDAQNLVQEEGPNGVNCQVMIIPSLIPKWKKFIQY, from the coding sequence ATAAATCAAGATCTTCGTCACCGCGCCCTTGTCGTGGGCGTGGGACTCAAAACAGAAGACGTCAAAGAAGTGAAAGAAAGCTTGATTGAACTCGAAGATCTCGCTTTATCCTGTGGCTACCACGTTGTGGGCTCGGTCACCCAATCTCTAGAAAAATTTAACCCTGCCACCCTCCTCGGAAAAGGCAAAGTGCAAGAGATCGCCGAAATGGCGAAAGATTGCGGCGCCCATGTGGTGATCATTGATCACCAGGTTTCCGGAGTTCAAGCTCGTAACTTAGAGCAAGAGTGGAAACTTAAAGTTCTGGATCGAAATCAAATTATTTTAGATATTTTTGCCGCTCGGGCAAAGACTTACGAGGGAAAACTTCAAGTAGAACTTGCACGCTTACTGGATCTCATGCCCCGCATGGTGGATGCATGGATGGGCTCCCTCTCTCGCCAAGGGGGCGGGAGTACGGTGTCTCGAGGAGCCGGTGAAAAAGCCATCGAGCTGGATCGACGTATTATTCGCAAACAGATCGTGCAAATTAAAAAGAAGCTCGAAAGCGTTAGCATGCAGCGCGAGCAGCGTCGACACGCGCGAAAACGAAATCAAGTTCCAACCTTTGCGTTGATCGGTTACACCAACTCCGGAAAGAGCTGCCTTCTCAATAAACTGACAAAATCGACAGTGCTCTCTCAGGATAAACTTTTCGCGACTCTGGATCCAACGACTCGAAAAGTATTTTTAGATGATCACAAAGCCGCTCTCATGACGGACACGGTGGGATTTATTCGCAAACTTCCTCACCATTTGATCGAAGCCTTTAAAGCCACTCTTGAAGAGTCTGCGGATGCCGATATCTTGATTCACGTGATTGATTTGTCGAATCCTCAGTCGGAGAAGCAAATCGCTGTCGTGAATGAGCTGGTCGATCAGTTCAACTGGCATCACAAGCCCATCATTCATGCTTACAATAAAATGGATATCGCGCCTTTTCAAAAGAAGTTTCAAGCCAAGGGTGATAACCGCGTGTTTATCAGCGCCCAATCTGGAGATGGATTAGATCAGCTCAAGACCATCATGAAGCGGGCCATCGAGCAGCTCGCCGTGCGCATCGATCTCTTTTTACCAACGCACGAACGCGGCCGAGTTTTTGAACTCTCCCACGATGCCCAGAATTTGGTGCAAGAAGAGGGACCGAACGGCGTCAACTGCCAAGTCATGATCATCCCCAGTCTCATTCCCAAGTGGAAAAAATTTATTCAGTACTAA
- the hmgA gene encoding homogentisate 1,2-dioxygenase, with translation MAQPQYLTGFGSFFSTEAVPGALPQGQNSPQNIPHGLYAEQFSGSSFTMRRSENLRSWLYRLLPSVVQAPFSLYPHKYWTSQIANQGQTPPDPLRWNPIEVKGKVDFIDGLRTMVANEGAEGCAIHHYCFTESMTDRFFYNADAEMMIIPQEGELCVRTEMGTLIVSPLEIVILPRGLKFQIQGHGSSGSDLDGRAVHGNSGSVYRGYVGENTGAPLRLPDLGPIGSNGLANPRDFEYPVADYDKTSNDKSKFQMICKFQNRLWVSSVDHTPFNVVAWHGNYAPYKYDLRKFNTIGTISYDHPDPSIFTVLTSPTAVPGRANLDFVIFPPRWLVAEHTFRPPYYHRNVMNEYMGLIQGAYDAKKEGFVPGGSSLHNCMTPHGPDADTFLKELSREDKPVKVDQTMAFMFETSQVFQLSEFALKEAPMDKEYWRCWQGLRKGEIK, from the coding sequence ATGGCTCAACCACAATATCTTACTGGATTTGGTAGTTTCTTTTCGACAGAGGCCGTGCCGGGTGCATTGCCTCAAGGTCAAAATAGCCCACAAAATATACCCCATGGTTTGTATGCGGAGCAGTTCAGTGGTTCGTCGTTCACCATGCGGCGTTCGGAAAACCTGAGAAGTTGGCTTTATCGATTGCTGCCTTCGGTGGTGCAAGCTCCCTTTTCCCTTTATCCTCACAAGTATTGGACATCTCAAATTGCGAACCAGGGTCAAACTCCGCCGGATCCTTTGCGCTGGAACCCGATTGAAGTGAAAGGCAAAGTCGACTTTATTGATGGACTTCGCACCATGGTGGCGAACGAAGGCGCCGAGGGGTGCGCGATTCATCACTACTGTTTTACTGAGTCGATGACCGATCGGTTTTTCTATAACGCTGACGCCGAGATGATGATCATTCCTCAAGAAGGTGAACTTTGCGTTCGCACCGAAATGGGAACTCTCATCGTTTCCCCCTTAGAAATCGTCATCCTCCCTCGCGGACTCAAATTTCAAATTCAAGGGCACGGAAGCAGCGGCAGCGATTTGGATGGCCGTGCCGTGCACGGAAACAGCGGCAGCGTTTATAGAGGCTACGTCGGTGAGAATACCGGAGCTCCTCTGCGTTTGCCGGATTTGGGTCCCATCGGCTCAAATGGTCTGGCCAATCCTCGGGATTTCGAATACCCCGTCGCCGATTATGACAAGACATCAAACGACAAATCCAAATTTCAGATGATTTGTAAATTTCAAAATCGTCTGTGGGTGAGCTCGGTCGATCACACGCCATTCAATGTGGTGGCTTGGCACGGGAATTATGCGCCTTACAAATACGACCTTCGTAAATTTAATACCATAGGCACCATCAGCTACGATCATCCCGATCCTTCGATCTTCACCGTGCTCACTTCCCCGACGGCGGTGCCGGGACGGGCGAATTTGGATTTTGTGATCTTCCCTCCGCGGTGGCTCGTGGCCGAGCACACGTTTCGACCGCCGTACTATCATCGCAATGTGATGAATGAGTACATGGGATTAATTCAAGGGGCTTACGACGCCAAAAAAGAGGGTTTTGTTCCCGGTGGATCGAGTCTTCACAACTGCATGACGCCTCATGGGCCTGATGCAGATACTTTTTTAAAAGAACTTTCTCGGGAGGATAAGCCTGTTAAGGTGGATCAGACGATGGCCTTCATGTTCGAAACCTCTCAGGTGTTTCAACTGAGCGAATTCGCTCTGAAGGAGGCTCCCATGGATAAAGAGTATTGGCGGTGTTGGCAGGGCCTTCGAAAGGGAGAAATTAAATAA
- a CDS encoding RebB family R body protein has product MIRGFGLVLSVVLFVSTAFAQVTVKDKMQEIGGLFKTISQTMGDATQNAVNAQNAQKLADAFVATSSLVPPSIAQMSGEEQKAAMAEYQDLLAEAASISLELKKAFETGAPVQQMVQALLAIRKEAHAQFML; this is encoded by the coding sequence ATGATCAGAGGTTTCGGATTAGTGCTATCCGTCGTACTTTTTGTGAGCACAGCTTTCGCTCAAGTGACGGTCAAAGACAAAATGCAGGAAATTGGTGGTTTGTTTAAGACCATTTCTCAAACGATGGGAGATGCCACTCAAAACGCAGTCAATGCGCAGAATGCTCAGAAGTTGGCAGATGCCTTTGTCGCGACGTCATCATTGGTTCCTCCGTCCATTGCGCAAATGAGCGGTGAAGAGCAGAAAGCGGCCATGGCGGAGTACCAAGATCTTTTGGCCGAAGCGGCTTCGATCTCTCTTGAACTCAAAAAGGCTTTCGAGACGGGAGCGCCAGTTCAACAAATGGTACAGGCCCTTTTAGCCATTCGTAAAGAAGCTCACGCTCAATTCATGCTCTAA
- a CDS encoding S9 family peptidase, which produces MKRMVGFLVLVLALGACSSKPNSTVNKEGQIPLEDFFRNPVANNVEISPAGDKLAALKPMKGRMNVFVRPTEGEEWVAMTSMTDRDISWMAWKNNDMIVFMKDFGGDENFHLFSLNTKTKEVKELTPFPKVRVQPVDMLDEISETDLLIGMNKRDPQVFDVYRVNTANGSVDLVLENTKKFSNYIVDNKGQLRVAIANDGVNNTIYYRDTEKSEFKKVKALNFKETLSPISFDKDNKNLYGVSNLGRNTAAAVLLNPKTGQVQKTLFQNKDYDVSSVIYSRKRKELVAAVYIDATVQRHFFSPYYKGIYADLISKIPNRELSLPSATKDEDIFVVSARSDRTLGEYYLYDAKTKKLQLLLNRSPWIKEEQMAEMKPISYKSRDGLTIHGYLTTPVGKDPKNLPVVINPHGGPWARDVWGFSPQVQFLANRGYAVLQMNFRGSTGYGKKFWMASFKEWGLKMQDDITDGVNWMVKEQVADKDRVCIYGASYGGYAVLAGLAFTPDVYKCGIDYVGVSNIFTLMETVPPYWVPMREKLYEMVGHPEKEKELVKKASPLFSADKIKSPLFVAQGAKDPRVKKSESDQIVDALKKRGIDVPYLVKEDEGHGFRNEENRMEFMRQMEAFLAKHINNEAAGTKAPTTLK; this is translated from the coding sequence ATGAAAAGAATGGTTGGTTTTTTAGTTTTAGTTCTAGCGTTGGGGGCCTGCTCATCGAAGCCGAACTCCACGGTCAACAAGGAAGGCCAGATTCCCTTAGAGGATTTTTTTAGAAATCCAGTGGCCAATAACGTTGAAATTTCTCCAGCGGGAGATAAGTTGGCGGCCTTAAAGCCCATGAAGGGACGAATGAACGTCTTTGTCAGACCGACCGAAGGGGAAGAATGGGTGGCCATGACCTCCATGACGGATCGAGATATTTCCTGGATGGCATGGAAGAATAACGACATGATCGTTTTTATGAAGGACTTCGGAGGCGACGAAAACTTCCATCTCTTTTCATTGAATACAAAAACGAAAGAAGTGAAAGAGCTCACACCATTCCCGAAAGTCCGCGTCCAGCCGGTAGACATGCTCGACGAGATTTCCGAGACCGATCTTTTGATCGGGATGAATAAACGCGATCCTCAAGTGTTTGATGTTTACCGCGTCAACACGGCCAATGGGTCTGTGGATCTGGTTCTCGAGAACACGAAGAAGTTTTCAAACTACATCGTCGATAACAAGGGGCAACTGCGCGTGGCCATCGCTAACGATGGGGTGAACAACACCATTTATTACCGCGATACGGAAAAGTCTGAATTTAAAAAAGTCAAAGCTCTCAATTTTAAAGAGACGTTATCGCCGATCTCATTTGATAAAGACAATAAGAACCTTTACGGCGTGTCTAATTTGGGTCGCAACACCGCTGCAGCCGTCCTTTTAAATCCCAAAACGGGCCAAGTTCAAAAAACTCTTTTTCAGAATAAAGACTACGATGTTTCCAGTGTGATCTATTCTCGAAAGAGAAAAGAACTTGTGGCCGCAGTTTATATCGATGCTACTGTTCAAAGACATTTTTTTAGTCCTTACTACAAAGGGATCTATGCGGATCTTATTTCTAAAATTCCAAATCGTGAACTCAGTTTGCCCTCGGCAACGAAAGACGAGGATATCTTCGTTGTGAGTGCCCGCAGCGACCGTACGCTGGGAGAGTATTATCTCTACGATGCAAAGACTAAAAAACTACAGCTACTTCTAAACCGAAGCCCCTGGATCAAAGAAGAGCAGATGGCCGAGATGAAGCCGATCAGTTATAAATCCCGAGACGGTCTCACCATTCATGGCTACTTAACGACTCCCGTGGGGAAAGATCCAAAAAATCTTCCCGTGGTGATTAACCCTCACGGCGGCCCTTGGGCGCGCGATGTTTGGGGTTTTAGCCCTCAAGTTCAGTTCTTAGCGAATCGTGGCTACGCTGTTTTACAAATGAATTTTCGCGGATCCACCGGCTACGGTAAGAAGTTCTGGATGGCCTCTTTTAAAGAGTGGGGCTTAAAGATGCAGGATGATATTACTGATGGCGTAAACTGGATGGTGAAAGAGCAAGTGGCGGATAAGGATCGCGTCTGTATTTATGGAGCGAGTTACGGAGGATACGCTGTTCTTGCAGGTCTTGCGTTCACGCCAGATGTTTACAAATGCGGTATCGATTACGTCGGCGTGTCTAATATCTTTACTTTAATGGAAACGGTTCCGCCATATTGGGTTCCTATGCGTGAAAAACTTTACGAAATGGTGGGGCATCCGGAAAAGGAAAAAGAGTTGGTGAAAAAAGCGTCTCCGCTCTTTAGTGCTGATAAGATAAAGTCTCCATTGTTTGTGGCTCAGGGAGCAAAAGATCCTCGGGTGAAAAAGAGCGAGTCGGATCAAATCGTCGATGCTCTTAAAAAACGCGGCATTGATGTTCCTTATCTCGTGAAAGAGGACGAAGGCCACGGATTCCGTAACGAAGAAAACCGCATGGAATTCATGCGCCAAATGGAGGCTTTCCTCGCGAAGCACATCAATAATGAGGCCGCAGGAACAAAAGCTCCGACGACGCTGAAATAG